The sequence CGCCTTGTCTTCCAGCCTGAGGGTATACTCAATGGAGACCTTCGTGCCTGCTGAAACCGTCATCTCCTTTTCTCCCTCCTGTGATTCGGCGTGGACGGACATCGGTGAAATAAACGCACAGAGGATAGCGCCAAAAGCCACCCAGGGCTTGACCCCGTACCGCTTTGCCGGCCGTGTCCC is a genomic window of Candidatus Methylomirabilota bacterium containing:
- a CDS encoding FKBP-type peptidyl-prolyl cis-trans isomerase; amino-acid sequence: MSSTGSVGILPFGILTEEGGTRPAKRYGVKPWVAFGAILCAFISPMSVHAESQEGEKEMTVSAGTKVSIEYTLRLEDKAVIDTNVGSDPLTYVHGSQQIIPGLEKALEE